In the Hyphomicrobiales bacterium genome, one interval contains:
- a CDS encoding conserved hypothetical protein (Evidence 4 : Unknown function but conserved in other organisms) — MTTLQDLQSFDLQAAEVTVWVFRKPRTKGEVQFRGRWIGITEDLAGRLRDAVQTNLEGITETIEYGVLAQNNEGSALTIDTDETVAHRIAAQIMEPTDGLKVRNLADLKDTDFYVARFALADQVMLAVRKTDASWSTRKSGGLIRMVYSDDELDVDDDPAFTIRPDFDFFVLTDRIFIRSKPRFESLLAYREGHERVFEELRTEAEFAAIFADMGPLTAYVGTNKIHLRRAVAIQQKGHYRDVAFMQRLRAQCENMNLNIAFDEGGRIVATVESGRDIFIALLDHRLESRLSAQMYDVPSTELVG, encoded by the coding sequence CTGCAGAGTTTCGACCTGCAGGCAGCCGAAGTGACAGTTTGGGTCTTCAGGAAGCCAAGGACTAAAGGCGAAGTCCAGTTTCGCGGCCGCTGGATCGGGATCACCGAGGACCTCGCAGGCCGGCTTAGGGACGCCGTTCAAACCAATCTCGAAGGAATAACGGAAACAATCGAGTACGGCGTTCTTGCTCAGAACAACGAGGGCAGCGCACTAACCATCGATACGGATGAAACCGTAGCTCATAGAATCGCGGCTCAAATCATGGAGCCGACGGACGGCCTCAAAGTCCGCAACCTCGCCGACTTGAAGGACACTGACTTCTACGTGGCGCGTTTCGCGCTCGCAGACCAGGTTATGCTCGCCGTTCGCAAAACTGATGCTTCCTGGTCCACACGCAAGTCAGGTGGCCTCATCCGGATGGTTTACTCGGATGACGAGCTGGACGTCGACGACGATCCTGCCTTCACGATCCGCCCCGACTTCGACTTTTTCGTTCTGACGGACCGGATCTTTATCCGCAGCAAGCCACGCTTCGAATCTCTGCTGGCCTACAGGGAGGGTCACGAGCGCGTGTTTGAGGAGCTTCGGACGGAAGCGGAATTTGCCGCGATCTTTGCAGATATGGGTCCGCTGACAGCATACGTTGGGACGAACAAGATCCATCTCCGTCGCGCGGTGGCGATCCAGCAGAAGGGCCATTATCGCGACGTTGCATTCATGCAGCGTCTGCGGGCTCAATGCGAGAACATGAACTTGAACATCGCGTTCGATGAAGGAGGGCGGATAGTCGCAACAGTCGAGAGCGGCCGGGACATCTTCATCGCTCTCCTCGATCATCGACTGGAGTCTCGGCTGAGCGCGCAAATGTATGACGTCCCGAGCACCGAGCTCGTTGGTTAG